A region from the Triticum urartu cultivar G1812 chromosome 1, Tu2.1, whole genome shotgun sequence genome encodes:
- the LOC125516626 gene encoding cyclin-dependent kinase D-1, giving the protein MASGGGDDAGEKRVTDRYLKREVLGEGTYGVVFKAIDTKTGETVAIKRIRLGKYKEGVNFTALREIKLLKELKDPNIIELIDAFPYKGNLHLVFEFMETDLEAVIRDRNIVLSPADIKSYIQMMLKGLAFCHKKWVLHRDMKPNNLLIGAEGQLKLGDFGLARIFGSPERNFTHQVFARWYRAPELLFGTKQYGSAVDVWAAGCIFAELLLRRPFLQGSSDIDQLGKIFAAFGTPKSSQWPDMVCLPDYVEYQFVSAPPLRSLFPMASDDALDLLSRMFTYDPKARITAQQALEHRYFSSVPAPTKPNLLPRPKLKGDPGNDKIPDLNLQGGPVVVSPPRKLRRVSAPDGMEINAHRAEKAEEHPTTGMRRSEGMSSQSSRIPMSVDVGVVFGTRPAPRPTLNSADKSRLKRKLDMDPEFEYAE; this is encoded by the exons atggcgagcggcggcggcgacgacgcgGGCGAGAAGCGCGTCACGGACCGCTACCTCAAGCGCGAGGTCCTCGGAGAGGGCACGTACGGGGTCGTCTTCAAGGCCATCGACACCAAG ACCGGGGAGACAGTTGCAATCAAGCGAATCCGCCTAGGGAAGTACAAGGAAGGCGTCAACTTCACTGCATTGAGGGAAATCAAGCTGCTTAAGGAGCTCAAAGATCCTAATATTATAGAGTTGATTGATGCTTTCCCTTACAAGGGAAACTTGCACCTTGTATTTGAGTTTATGGAAACAGACCTGGAAGCAGTCATTCGTGATAGAAACATTGTATTATCTCCAGCGGACATAAAATCTTATATTCAGATGATGTTGAAAGGTCTAGCCTTTTGCCATAAGAAATGGGTGCTGCACAG GGATATGAAACCAAATAATCTACTTATTGGTGCTGAAGGACAGCTCAAGCTTGGTGATTTTGGTCTAGCACGCATATTCGGGAGCCCAGAACGGAACTTCACTCACCAG GTGTTTGCACGATGGTACCGAGCGCCAGAGTTACTGTTTGGCACTAAGCAGTATGGATCTGCCGTTGATGTTTGGGCTGCTGGTTGTATTTTTGCCGAGTTGCTGCTTAGACGACCATTTCTCCAG GGTTCTAGTGACATTGATCAACTTGGGAAGATCTTTGCAGCGTTTGGAACTCCAAAGTCTTCTCAGTGGCCAGACATGGTTTGCCTTCCAGATTACGTTGAATACCAGTTTGTCTCTGCTCCTCCTCTTCGTTCGTTGTTTCCAATGGCCAGTGATGATGCTTTGGATCTTCTGTCAAGAATGTTCACATATGACCCAAAAGCAAGAATCACTGCTCAGCAGGCTTTAGAACACAG GTACTTCTCGTCAGTACCAGCGCCAACAAAACCAAATTTGCTGCCAAGGCCAAAGCTGAAAGGGGACCCAGGGAATGACAAGATACCGGATCTGAATCTGCAGGGCGGCCCTGTCGTTGTGTCCCCGCCGAGGAAGTTGCGCAGAGTGTCTGCCCCTGATGGGATGGAAATCAATGCTCATCGAGCAGAGAAAGCAGAAGAGCATCCTACTACAGGCATGAGGCGCAGCGAGGGCATGTCCAGTCAGAGTTCTAGAATACCAATGTCAGTTGATGTTGGAGTTGTGTTTGGCACACGACCAGCTCCTCGACCAACATTGAATAG TGCCGACAAGTCGCGTCTAAAAAGGAAATTAGATATGGATCCTGAATTCGAGTATGCAGAGTAA